From the genome of Acropora palmata chromosome 4, jaAcrPala1.3, whole genome shotgun sequence, one region includes:
- the LOC141878600 gene encoding uncharacterized protein LOC141878600 has translation MAEDVAKAAAEASTNAVMDLSLCTGAFSISLKIDNVWLAGAVTLGALSLGAFYLSRKGPTEEAIRRALERNILDATDPRVINITDGHSILTELHCNSETSFLIFLDDFENNTVKFRLEEELKKIGFKSDLEVTIQNKETVDKQVSHTRGRCSTGKETGKAVIWQRNHKDLAKHEEERLNKLKDIEKRSKELQRIGDELGEIWFEKAKGNSSRELEFIKERLQRELAISKGLRKTTEKLQDEKKRLETTRRIMEHDVLELREKVHELEKTNQSFQQKLKRTEKEIERLQLKEIDDVIPETRPRSPSGTSLGVSSGYQSEEEPDESTLEIIQMPRSQIIQEGKNLVLSCHTRGLSDMRYRWVKDDVEIPGANRPDLVLEPVRMHDFGMYFCRVWDKSGSVTSLAADIDVFPRTNKRFKGLHELNEDTKQAFIDLLSKKRLPGLATWKQVARRYGMRETEISLLDNEKVPAAALFQKLLSLGPNLTVYYLCKTFKEAGLKRLDCVDLLSQEMVTSI, from the exons ATGGCAGAAGACGTCGCAAAGGCAGCAGCTGAAGCCAGCACAAATGCAGTCATGGATTTGTCACTTTGTACAGGCGCATTTTCCATATCTCTCAAGATCGACAATGTGTGGCTAGCAGGGGCTGTGACCTTGGGTGCATTGTCGTTAGGGGCTTTTTATTTGTCTCGCAAGGGGCCCACAGAGGAAGCTATAAGAAGAGCCTTGGAAAGGAACATTTTGGATGCGACGGACCCTAGAGTTATTAACATCACAGACGGGCATTCTATTCTTACTGAATTGCACTGCAATTCAGAAACGAGCTTTTTGATATTTCTGgacgattttgaaaacaacaccGTGAAATTTCGCCTGGAAGaggaattgaaaaagatcGGTTTCAAATCAGATCTTGAAGTCACTATCCAGAATAAAGAAACAGTAGACAAGCAAGTCAGTCACACGAG GGGCAGGTGTTCAACCGgaaaagaaactggaaaagcagttatatggcaaagaaaTCATAAGGACCTTGCTAAGCATGAGGAGGAAAGGCTGAATAAACTTAAGGACATAGAAAAACGTTCCAAAGAATTGCAACGGATCGGGGATGAATTAGGCGAAATATGGTTCGAGAAAGCTAAAGGAAACTCAAGCCGCGAACTAGAATTTATAAAGGAAAGGCTACAAAGAGAACTCGCGATATCAAAAGGCCTACGCAAAACGACTGAAAAGCTCCAAGACGAGAAAAAGAGACTAGAAACTACTCGCAGAATCATGGAACACGATGTTTTGGAACTTCGCGAAAAGGTGCATGAACTTGAGAAGACAAACCAATCCTTTCagcaaaaactaaaaagaaCGGAAAAGGAAATAGAACGCTTACAGCTCAAGGAAATAG ATGACGTCATACCTGAAACTCGACCAAGATCCCCCTCAGGGACATCATTAG GTGTGAGTTCTGGTTACCAATCGGAGGAAGAACCTGATGAGTCAA CCTTAGAGATCATCCAGATGCCAAGGTCCCAGATCATACAAGAAGGAAAGAACTTGGTGTTAAGTTGTCACACCCGGGGATTATCAGATATGCGGTATCGGTGGGTTAAAGATGATGTCGAAATCCCTGGGGCTAATCGTCCTGACTTGGTGTTAGAACCAGTGCGAATGCATGATTTTGGGATGTATTTTTGCCGTGTGTGGGACAAGAGTGGTTCAGTTACTTCACTTGCTGCCGACATCGACGTGTTTCCACGGACTAACAAAA GGTTTAAAGGCTTACACGAACTCAACGAAGACACAAAGCAAGCCTTCATTGATCTACTTAGCAAGAAAAGACTCCCTGGGCTTGCAACATGGAAGCAAGTGGCTCGGAGATACGGGATGAGAGAAACAGAAATATCTCTTTTAGACAACGAGAAAGTTCCCGCTGCTGCCCtgtttcaaaaacttttaTCACTGGGGCCTAATCTAACGGTCTATTACCTCTGCAAAACGTTCAAAGAAGCTGGTCTCAAACGTTTGGATTGCGTTGATCTTCTTTCACAGGAAATGGTGACATCCATTTAG